The proteins below come from a single Chrysoperla carnea chromosome 1, inChrCarn1.1, whole genome shotgun sequence genomic window:
- the LOC123305836 gene encoding uncharacterized protein LOC123305836, whose product MKSNKNNIENLQKELNTFEVEFDDTESSGRKNSSLQLNDKRKGKKNDGSFDLDSDDNNDVFRQSTQDLSHETSDSSPSTSRSKLLKRKRVSPRNKFNNKKLKLHNSAKNSSNSSFNSSLHDDSNSKQSLTTKSPTRSCKIDKFKNSIKKTSVTCKDSIKNMDVITCFTSISKQISQLNSTVVQITAEFNQLANDMKEIKNILKKKCFGDGVDENQNTGEKSKKFDFPIDDNDTFVDFNNQLESSPTYRKQVVST is encoded by the exons atgaagtcaaataaaaataatatcgaaaatttacaaaaagaattGAACACCTTTGAAGTAGAATTTGATGATACAg AGTCCTCAGGGAGAAAAAATTCTTCATTGcaattaaatgataaaagaaAGGGGAAAAAAAATGATGGATCATTTGACCTGGATAGTGATGATAATAATGACGTTTTTCGACAATCAACCCAGGATTTATCACACGAAACTAGTGACTCTTCACCTTCAACCAGTCGATCAAAATTGCTGAAGCGGAAAAGAGTGTCACCGCgaaataaattcaacaataagAAGTTGAAGTTACATAATTCTGCGAAGAACAGCAGTAACAGTAGTTTTAATAGCAGTCTGCACGATGACTCAAATTCGAAGCAATCTCTTACAACTAAGTCACCTACACGAAGTTGTAAAattgataagtttaaaaattcgataaagAAGACGTCTGTAACTTGTAAag attcaataaaaaatatggatGTTATTACATGTTTTACGAGTATAAGTAAACAAATTAGCCAATTGAACTCTACTGTTGTTCAAATTACTGCTGAGTTTAATCAACTAGCTAATGACATGAAGGAGATaaaaaacatcttaaaaaagaaatgttttggCGACGGTGTTGATGAAAATCAAAATACTGgtgaaaaaagcaaaaaatttgattttcccaTCGATGATAACGATacttttgttgattttaataacCAACTTGAATCTAGTCCTACTTATCGTAAGCAAGTC